One window from the genome of Canis lupus dingo isolate Sandy chromosome 15, ASM325472v2, whole genome shotgun sequence encodes:
- the KLF18 gene encoding Kruppel-like factor 18, protein MRGPGRATRRAPGGAAGAASQVTRWAAVARGRAHRWRDAPRLRPEGRGRPRARSCWRGASGGQHMEPGRAPGASEPPRPASPRVLAPEPPMDPMTEDLVQSSCSSRETSMDSLPQTIEEIEEFLKEVSESYKARTAAAPEPQIYTPLTAYGEDNQNESAQRVMTPLKSTMMISACSNNPGTVLVQNSTTPTVKALDMPPGDLSEIFFMNRKVMFDERKPTTTSWMTDTTDNPKTFTDCQKITITANKMAVPNEGSQMKMMTSDDQILYERQVITLKEGYMMTFSGNQTFTEDHKITSNNNYTLKWNQMATLCEEQIMTLSDDQTFYRDQITFSGGQTLNGGQMETYIGDQTLYGGQMTFSGDQTLYGGQMNTLNDDQTLYGEQMNSRGDQIPYGGQMKTPSGDQTPCGGQMTTLKGGYTMTFIGDQTFPGGQITTCSGVQTPYGSQMMMYKGDHMRTFTDDYNLYGDGGHMIPHQSSPQPYPGFLYFSSSHLTHGQYLEEQKCNIKTQKSKFQKKPDILKTYTCTYQDCGKSYTKPSHLRIHERKHTGEKPYKCNVKGCTWRFPRSDELNRHKRKHSGERPYLCTKCNRNFARSDHLKQHQRIHR, encoded by the exons ATGAGGGGGCCGGGCCGCGCCACGCGCCGGGCGCCCGgtggggccgcgggggccgcctCGCAGGTAACGCGATGGGCCGCGGTCGCGAGAGGTCGAGCGCACAGGTGGCGGGATGCGCCCCGGCTCCGCCCCGAGGGGCGTGGCCGGCCGAGGGCGCGAAGCTGCTGGCGCGGCGCATCCGGCGGGCAGCACATGGAGCCAGGCCGCGCTCCGGGCGCCTCGGAGCCGCCGCGCCCGGCCTCGCCCCGCGTCCTCGCGCCGGAGCCGCCGATG GATCCTATGACTGAAGATCTAGTTCAGTCATCCTGCAGCAGCAGAGAGACTTCCATGGACTCTTTGCCTCAAACAATTGAGGAAATTGAGGAATTTCTCAAGGAAGTCTCTGAGTCCTATAAGGCAAGAACCGCAGCTGCACCAGAACCACAGATATATACACCTCTGACTGCCTATGGTGAGGACAACCAAAATGAGTCAGCCCAGAGGGTGATGACTCCTTTGAAGTCCACAATGATGATTTCTGCATGTTCTAACAATCCTGGGACAGTCCTTGTTCAGAACTCAACAACACCCACCGTTAAAGCCCTTGATATGCCCCCTGGAGACCtaagtgaaatttttttcatgaacCGAAAGGTGATGTTTGATGAGAGAAAACCCACAACAACCTCCTGGATGACAGATACTACTGACAACCCAAAAACATTCACCGATTGCCAAAAGATAACTATCACTGCAAACAAGATGGCAGTCCCCAATGAAGGCAGCCAGATGAAGATGATGACCAGTGATGACCAGATCCTCTATGAAAGACAGGTAATAACTCTTAAAGAGGGCTACATGATGACCTTTAGTGGTAACCAGACCTTCACTGAGGACCATAAAATTACTTCCAATAATAACTATACCCTGAAGTGGAACCAGATGGCAACCCTGTGTGAAGAGCAGATAATGACCCTCAGTGATGACCAGACCTTCTATAGAGACCAGATAACCTTCAGTGGGGGCCAGACCCTCAATGGGGGTCAGATGGAGACCTACATTGGTGACCAGACCCTCTATGGAGGCCAAATGACCTTCAGTGGGGACCAGACCCTGTATGGGGGCCAGATGAATACTCTTAATGATGACCAGACCCTTTATGGAGAACAGATGAACTCCAGGGGAGACCAGATCCCCTATGGGGGTCAGATGAAGACCCCTAGTGGTGACCAGACCCCCTGTGGAGGCCAGATGACAACTCTTAAAGGGGGCTATACAATGACCTTCATTGGTGACCAGACCTTCCCTGGGGGCCAGATAACAACATGCAGTGGTGTCCAGACCCCCTATGGAAGTCAGATGATGATGTATAAGGGAGATCATATGAGAACCTTCACTGATGACTACAACCTATATGGAGATGGAGGCCATATGATACCACATCAATCCTCACCACAGCCATACCCGGGATTCTTGTACTTTTCAAGTTCCCATTTGACCCATGGACAATACCTAGAAGAGCAGAAATGCAACATCAAAACCCAGAAAAGTAAATTCCAGAAGAAGCCTGACATTTTGAAGACCTACACTTGCACATACCAGGACTGTGGGAAATCCTATACTAAGCCTTCCCACCTCCGAATCCATGAACGCAAACATACTG GGGAAAAGCCATACAAATGCAATGTGAAAGGATGCACATGGAGATTCCCCCGTTCGGATGAGCTCAACAGACACAAGAGAAAGCATAGTGGGGAGCGGCCCTACCTGTGTACTAAATGCAACAGGAATTTTGCACGATCTGATCACTTGAAGCAGCATCAAAGAATCCACAGATAA